A single window of Oscillatoria salina IIICB1 DNA harbors:
- a CDS encoding ATP-binding response regulator: MDKKTLSLEKFIKPVPVCSLSTTISELLAIFHPSKEDLVVVVSEQQFPLGAIALHSLTEYLFQQPVVSKRGRELGQKSYQSSPAVELTALVEPIMVVSGETTLSQLWQQLQTLPLEEVSEKTVAVVNSDGKFLGLLDSWLLLTELLPKTELETETKLEPETETSAELCQLLELIEQLPLPLMVENNCGLAIAKNSTWRSQLGEIDIEPEIVTSNCEGKLAKLTVSQESAAQPVPGNFVNRWCNLTINKPITPYCQIDSPCLGNNLCHYQEFVPKIPTMKVVGETVLTKPEVNQVVKERFWQFVKLPLARNTISEKELIWLVVATEVTEQQQLCKELAAKNADLVQLNRLKDEFLSCISHELKSPLTAVVGLSSLLKDEALGQLNQRQARYTKLIYQSGRQLMALVNDILDLTRLETGQLKLTPEPVQITNVCDRAYEQALQLQSVKQQQERENSPQPKFTREIEPGLEMLVADELRLRQMLAHLLDNAFKFTQSSSGGEIGLKVSRWEGWIAFTVWDTGIGIPAAKQHLIFQKFQQLENPLTRKFEGTGLGLVLTQRLARAHGGDVSFISKVGRGSNFTILLPPKPASEVRFATDDFEENLIGENPSPSKNLPSRKVNQKLSDRLVLIVEAVPGYIEQLTTHLRSLGYRVAIARSGTEALEKARSLQPRAILLNPLLPLLSGWDVLTLLKADVSTKEIPAIVTATGAEKQQAQQNGADGFLTLPVEKPALREQLSALNQENQTSKKNVTILRLIPQQKPTLAINFEPHDRFDLALESYSSGLNYRIVEAEDLEQAEILARVWHPDVVLLDSASLSEPEPYLENLAQHKHLGSLPLVTLDAKTTQAANQIQRLSVFPCLVPISQSSITALLEAIGVAAEENNRYNILLVDTMSLGGATKDYKSRKSRLTNVVVAEKAEVAQVGSKSDSQLITEQNTFGDRGQSSVSQSSSEWLQAVIQYLQTAGYRSSVSLSWTEIYSQIQHQSVDLLVFYLEEKNCASGVVEALRRLSRVQALPTILVLDRRSHQENLGCGESSREFETLLREIATKVIRGHSLSMANLLEQINQLMVGN, encoded by the coding sequence ATGGATAAAAAAACTTTGTCTTTGGAAAAATTTATCAAGCCAGTTCCAGTTTGCTCGTTAAGTACCACCATTAGTGAATTGTTAGCTATTTTTCATCCAAGTAAGGAAGACTTGGTTGTGGTTGTCAGCGAACAGCAATTTCCCCTTGGGGCGATCGCTCTCCATTCTCTCACAGAATATCTCTTCCAGCAGCCTGTTGTCAGCAAGAGAGGGCGAGAACTGGGTCAAAAATCTTACCAGAGTAGTCCAGCCGTTGAGCTGACTGCACTGGTTGAGCCGATTATGGTGGTAAGTGGGGAAACCACTCTCAGCCAATTGTGGCAGCAGCTACAAACCTTACCTTTAGAGGAAGTCAGCGAAAAAACGGTGGCGGTAGTCAACTCAGACGGGAAATTTCTCGGATTGTTAGATAGTTGGTTATTGCTGACAGAATTGTTGCCGAAAACAGAACTCGAAACGGAAACGAAGCTAGAACCAGAAACCGAAACCTCGGCTGAGTTGTGTCAGTTGCTCGAATTAATCGAACAACTGCCCTTACCTCTAATGGTAGAAAATAATTGTGGCTTAGCGATCGCGAAAAACTCCACTTGGCGATCGCAGCTTGGTGAGATCGATATCGAACCAGAGATCGTTACTAGCAACTGTGAAGGTAAATTAGCTAAACTGACTGTCTCGCAAGAATCCGCAGCCCAACCTGTCCCAGGCAATTTTGTTAATCGCTGGTGTAATCTTACCATCAACAAACCGATAACGCCTTACTGCCAAATTGATAGTCCTTGCTTGGGAAATAACCTTTGCCATTATCAAGAATTTGTGCCCAAAATCCCGACGATGAAAGTAGTTGGGGAAACTGTACTGACTAAACCTGAAGTCAATCAAGTCGTCAAGGAACGTTTCTGGCAATTTGTCAAGTTGCCTCTAGCCAGAAATACTATCTCGGAAAAGGAACTGATTTGGCTAGTCGTCGCCACAGAAGTAACCGAACAACAACAGTTATGTAAAGAACTAGCCGCTAAAAATGCCGATCTGGTGCAATTGAATCGCTTAAAAGACGAATTTCTCTCTTGTATCAGTCACGAACTGAAATCGCCCTTGACTGCGGTAGTAGGGCTATCTAGCTTGTTAAAAGACGAAGCACTCGGACAACTCAACCAACGCCAAGCTCGCTACACCAAACTAATTTACCAAAGTGGGCGACAGTTAATGGCATTAGTCAACGATATTCTCGATTTGACGAGGTTAGAAACAGGTCAACTAAAATTAACACCCGAACCAGTGCAAATTACCAACGTTTGCGATCGCGCTTACGAACAAGCTTTGCAACTGCAATCGGTGAAACAACAACAAGAAAGAGAAAATTCACCTCAGCCAAAGTTTACTCGGGAAATCGAACCAGGTTTGGAAATGTTAGTAGCAGACGAGTTGCGTTTGCGCCAAATGTTAGCTCACCTGCTGGATAATGCTTTCAAATTTACTCAATCCTCCTCCGGAGGAGAAATCGGCTTAAAAGTTAGTCGCTGGGAAGGTTGGATTGCTTTTACAGTATGGGATACCGGAATTGGCATTCCCGCAGCGAAACAACACTTAATCTTCCAGAAATTCCAACAACTGGAAAATCCTCTCACCCGGAAATTTGAAGGAACTGGTTTAGGATTAGTTTTGACTCAGCGTCTAGCACGCGCTCACGGCGGCGATGTTTCCTTTATTTCCAAAGTAGGGCGCGGCAGTAATTTCACTATCTTATTGCCCCCAAAACCAGCCAGTGAGGTGAGATTTGCTACGGACGACTTTGAAGAAAACTTAATTGGTGAGAACCCGTCCCCCAGCAAAAATTTGCCAAGCAGAAAAGTGAATCAAAAATTAAGCGATCGCCTCGTTTTGATTGTCGAAGCAGTTCCTGGTTACATCGAACAACTAACCACCCATCTGAGAAGTTTAGGTTATCGCGTCGCGATCGCTCGTTCTGGTACAGAAGCATTAGAAAAAGCTCGTTCGTTGCAACCCCGGGCAATTTTACTCAATCCTCTACTACCTTTACTTTCGGGTTGGGACGTCCTCACCTTACTCAAAGCTGATGTTAGCACGAAAGAGATTCCGGCGATCGTTACCGCTACAGGAGCAGAAAAACAGCAAGCGCAACAAAATGGAGCTGATGGCTTTTTGACTCTACCTGTGGAAAAACCAGCACTGCGAGAGCAGTTGAGCGCTCTTAACCAAGAAAATCAAACCAGCAAAAAAAATGTGACAATTTTGCGACTCATTCCCCAGCAAAAACCAACACTGGCTATTAACTTTGAACCTCACGATCGATTCGATCTTGCCTTAGAAAGTTATTCATCAGGTTTAAATTACCGTATTGTTGAAGCTGAAGACCTCGAACAAGCAGAAATTCTCGCTCGTGTTTGGCATCCAGATGTAGTTTTACTCGATAGTGCTAGTTTGTCAGAACCTGAACCTTACTTAGAAAATTTGGCGCAACACAAGCATTTGGGTTCTTTACCATTGGTGACATTAGATGCAAAAACGACTCAAGCTGCCAATCAAATCCAAAGGCTGTCTGTGTTTCCTTGTTTAGTTCCCATTTCCCAATCGAGTATCACCGCTTTATTAGAAGCGATCGGTGTAGCTGCCGAAGAGAACAATCGATACAATATTTTGCTTGTCGATACGATGAGTTTGGGAGGTGCAACCAAAGACTACAAAAGTCGCAAATCTCGCTTGACTAACGTTGTGGTAGCGGAAAAAGCGGAAGTTGCTCAAGTCGGATCAAAATCCGATTCTCAGTTAATTACAGAGCAAAATACTTTTGGCGATCGCGGACAATCATCTGTTTCCCAAAGTAGTTCGGAGTGGCTGCAAGCAGTGATTCAATATTTACAAACTGCGGGATATCGCAGTTCGGTATCTCTGTCTTGGACAGAAATTTACAGCCAAATTCAACATCAAAGTGTCGATTTATTGGTGTTTTATTTAGAGGAAAAAAATTGTGCTTCGGGAGTGGTTGAAGCACTGCGAAGACTATCGAGAGTGCAAGCTCTACCAACAATTTTGGTACTGGATCGTCGCTCTCATCAAGAAAATTTAGGGTGTGGAGAATCAAGTCGAGAATTTGAGACTCTTTTGCGGGAAATTGCTACGAAAGTTATCCGAGGTCATTCTTTGTCAATGGCGAATTTACTCGAACAAATTAATCAGTTGATGGTTGGTAACTAG
- a CDS encoding circadian clock protein KaiA — translation MYENEPETVSLANKGSQPRLSLCVGVSKEQTAKSIKETLSSDRYNLTLLNCDGDLLDFVEEHKEQIDCLILPNQRSVQPLLSQLYEARILLPLLLLDHCDPKANDSSHPARSIEQESPQPPTYLYHSAEIRLAYSDLARIRSAIDRAIAQFLKLAPSCTFPRKSHPSEFPVEESNDNFLLLQQHRLADKLKERLGYLGVYYKRNPEAFFRNLSKSEKQELLEKLALEYRQIVLNYFAQDRQINQKIDSFVNQAFFADLSVSQILEIHMNLMDEFAQHLKLEGRSEDILLDYRLTLIDIIAHLCEMYRRSIPREELSFEL, via the coding sequence ATGTATGAAAACGAACCAGAAACAGTTTCTTTAGCCAATAAAGGTTCGCAGCCCCGTCTATCCTTGTGTGTGGGGGTGTCAAAAGAGCAAACGGCTAAATCAATTAAAGAAACGCTTTCCAGCGATCGCTATAACTTAACCTTACTCAATTGCGATGGCGACTTACTCGACTTTGTCGAGGAACACAAAGAACAAATTGACTGTTTGATTTTACCCAACCAGCGCTCAGTGCAGCCTTTACTAAGCCAACTTTACGAAGCCCGAATCTTGTTACCGCTACTATTGCTTGACCATTGCGATCCCAAAGCTAACGATAGCTCTCATCCAGCGAGAAGTATCGAGCAAGAATCGCCGCAACCACCAACTTATTTGTATCATAGTGCAGAAATTAGACTTGCCTACAGCGATTTAGCAAGAATTAGGAGCGCAATCGATCGCGCGATCGCTCAATTTCTTAAACTTGCTCCTAGTTGTACTTTTCCTCGCAAATCTCATCCTTCTGAATTTCCAGTAGAAGAAAGCAACGATAATTTTCTTTTACTTCAGCAACATCGACTAGCAGACAAACTCAAAGAACGACTTGGATACCTAGGCGTGTACTATAAAAGAAATCCTGAAGCCTTTTTTCGTAATTTATCCAAATCTGAAAAACAAGAGCTTTTGGAAAAACTCGCTTTAGAATATCGTCAAATTGTCCTTAATTATTTTGCTCAAGACCGACAAATTAACCAAAAAATTGACTCTTTCGTTAATCAAGCCTTTTTTGCCGATCTGTCCGTATCTCAAATTTTGGAAATTCACATGAATTTAATGGATGAATTTGCTCAACATCTGAAACTTGAAGGGCGCAGCGAAGACATTTTACTTGACTACCGCTTGACACTAATCGATATAATAGCTCACCTGTGCGAAATGTATCGCCGTTCAATTCCACGAGAGGAGTTATCCTTTGAGTTATGA
- the kaiB gene encoding circadian clock protein KaiB, whose protein sequence is MSAPKKTYVLKLYVAGNTPNSVRALKTLKDILEQDFQGVYALKVIDVLKNPQLAEEDKILATPTLAKVLPPPVRKIIGDLSDREKVLIGLDLLYEEIADDPDY, encoded by the coding sequence ATGAGTGCGCCAAAAAAAACTTATGTTCTAAAACTCTACGTTGCTGGAAACACTCCTAACTCTGTTCGAGCTTTAAAAACACTCAAAGATATTCTTGAACAAGACTTCCAAGGTGTTTACGCTCTCAAGGTAATTGATGTCCTGAAAAATCCCCAACTAGCAGAGGAAGATAAAATTTTAGCAACCCCTACTTTAGCAAAAGTTCTCCCACCTCCAGTAAGAAAAATTATTGGCGATCTTTCCGATCGAGAAAAAGTTTTAATTGGTTTAGATCTTCTTTATGAAGAAATTGCCGACGATCCAGATTACTAA
- the kaiC gene encoding circadian clock protein KaiC: protein MNNPLPNEQQQNGSTLKGVQKIRTMIEGLDEISHGGLPIGRTTLVSGTSGTGKTLLAIQFLYNGIKYFDDPGVFVTFEESPSDIIQNAHSFGWELQELINEGKLFILDASPDPEGQEVVGNFDLSALIERIQYAIRKYKAKRVSIDSVTAIFHQYDGASVVRREIFRLVARLKQVGVTSIITTERTEEYGSVARFGVEEFVSDNVAIVRNVLEGERRRRTIEILKLRGTTHMKGEYPFTITNNGINIFPLGAMRLTQRSSNVRSSSGIKTLDEMCGGGFFKDSIILATGATGTGKTLLVSKFLQEGCRQGERSILFAYEESRAQLSRNASSWGIDFEEMEQKGLLKLLCTYPESAGLEDHLQIIKSEIQEFKPSRIAIDSLSALARGVTNNAFRQFVIGVTGYAKQEEITGFFTNTTDQFMGSHSITESHISTITDTIIMLQYVEIRGEMSRAINVFKMRGSWHDKGIREYTITEEGPEIKDSFRHYERIISGSPTRISVDEKTELSRIVQNVRDKSIEE, encoded by the coding sequence ATGAATAACCCCTTACCTAACGAACAACAGCAAAACGGGTCAACTTTAAAAGGTGTCCAAAAAATTCGGACAATGATTGAAGGTCTTGACGAAATCAGTCATGGTGGATTGCCAATTGGCAGAACTACCCTCGTCAGTGGCACGTCAGGGACGGGTAAAACTTTGTTGGCAATTCAATTTCTTTACAATGGCATCAAATACTTTGACGATCCTGGAGTATTTGTTACCTTTGAAGAATCTCCTTCAGATATTATTCAAAATGCTCACAGTTTTGGTTGGGAATTGCAAGAATTAATTAATGAAGGCAAGTTATTTATTCTCGATGCTTCTCCCGATCCCGAAGGTCAAGAAGTCGTCGGTAACTTTGACCTTTCGGCTTTAATTGAAAGAATTCAATATGCAATTCGTAAGTATAAAGCCAAAAGAGTTTCGATCGATTCAGTTACAGCAATTTTTCATCAATATGATGGTGCTTCTGTCGTTCGTAGAGAAATTTTCCGCTTAGTAGCACGACTTAAACAAGTGGGCGTAACTTCAATTATTACTACCGAACGAACGGAAGAATATGGTTCAGTTGCTCGCTTTGGTGTGGAAGAATTTGTCTCCGATAATGTGGCAATTGTGCGTAACGTTTTGGAAGGAGAACGTCGTCGCCGCACGATTGAAATTCTCAAGCTGAGAGGAACAACTCACATGAAAGGAGAGTATCCTTTTACTATTACTAATAATGGGATTAATATCTTCCCATTAGGTGCAATGCGACTAACTCAACGTTCTTCTAATGTGCGGAGTTCTTCGGGAATTAAAACTCTCGATGAAATGTGCGGCGGAGGTTTCTTTAAAGACTCAATTATTCTCGCCACAGGTGCAACAGGAACTGGAAAAACTCTCTTGGTTAGTAAGTTTTTACAAGAAGGTTGTCGCCAAGGCGAACGCTCGATTTTATTTGCTTATGAAGAATCTCGCGCCCAACTTTCTCGCAATGCTTCTTCTTGGGGTATTGATTTCGAGGAAATGGAACAAAAGGGTTTGTTGAAATTGCTTTGTACTTACCCCGAATCGGCGGGTTTAGAAGACCATTTACAAATAATTAAATCGGAAATTCAAGAGTTTAAACCTTCGCGAATTGCGATTGATTCACTTTCAGCTTTAGCAAGAGGAGTAACTAATAACGCTTTTCGACAGTTTGTAATTGGCGTTACTGGTTACGCAAAACAAGAAGAAATTACGGGTTTCTTTACTAATACAACCGATCAATTTATGGGTTCGCATTCGATTACTGAATCCCACATTTCTACGATTACTGATACAATTATTATGCTCCAATATGTAGAGATTCGTGGCGAAATGTCGAGAGCAATTAACGTCTTTAAAATGCGCGGTTCTTGGCACGATAAAGGTATTCGCGAGTATACAATTACTGAAGAAGGTCCAGAAATTAAAGATTCGTTCCGTCATTACGAACGAATTATTAGCGGTTCGCCAACAAGAATTTCTGTAGACGAAAAGACGGAACTTTCTCGGATTGTGCAGAATGTCCGCGATAAGTCAATCGAGGAATAG
- a CDS encoding rhomboid family intramembrane serine protease — protein MDLNSVLIFIVLISCLSLTIRALISRNNLGWALVSGLILAIAVVLLFLIPSIAGLVSGSFWGIFFLLPLIGFGRVNKLIFQQRFASAYKTANLVRWLHPFDGWWEYPEFIKALDLGQQGKMAEAHQLLNRHQSAKYGMSRHAVALLYLMEAQWQELLIWIEINVPEKVLFHDVNLTVYYLRSLGETGDLNKLLHSLDRATPRIEKTGNLVTLNLIRMFVLTFCGEVKEVEKLFDTSLAMYPQKNRQFWLATAIMVAGNETAARSVLSGLRDRYSQDRILNSAIAWRLSHSPTHPQQVLTESSQQILTRTKSDIQHERKYSGNSFANQKKPLVTYGLISINLIFFLLEIYFGGSQNPRTLYFLGALVPQAVLQGQWWRVITANFLHYGALHLIMNMLGLYFFGPFVEFSLGSWRYLLCYFVSGVGAMSIITFVAQYQDFPFNLLVGASASIMGLIGVISAILLWGWRREKARIAGKRLRIFLIIIVLQIIFDRLIPQVSGLSHLLGLGLGFATSSLLLINWQLKE, from the coding sequence ATGGACTTAAATAGCGTACTCATTTTTATTGTTTTGATTTCCTGCCTTAGTTTGACGATCCGGGCGTTGATTTCGCGTAATAATCTGGGATGGGCGTTGGTTTCGGGCTTAATTTTGGCGATCGCTGTAGTGCTGTTGTTTCTAATTCCTAGTATTGCTGGCTTAGTTAGTGGTAGTTTCTGGGGAATTTTCTTTTTGCTACCTTTGATTGGTTTTGGGAGAGTAAATAAACTGATTTTTCAGCAGCGTTTTGCTTCTGCTTATAAAACAGCTAATTTGGTGCGTTGGTTGCATCCTTTTGACGGTTGGTGGGAATATCCAGAATTTATTAAAGCCCTAGATTTGGGACAACAAGGAAAAATGGCGGAAGCACATCAGCTTTTAAATCGTCATCAAAGTGCTAAATATGGAATGTCTCGTCATGCTGTTGCGTTACTTTATTTGATGGAAGCTCAATGGCAAGAATTGCTAATCTGGATTGAAATTAATGTGCCGGAAAAGGTGTTATTTCACGATGTGAATTTGACAGTTTATTACCTGCGATCGCTGGGGGAAACTGGGGATTTAAATAAGCTGTTGCATAGTTTAGATCGCGCTACACCCAGAATTGAAAAGACAGGTAATTTAGTAACGCTAAATTTAATCCGAATGTTTGTTTTAACCTTTTGTGGAGAAGTGAAAGAAGTAGAAAAATTGTTTGATACTTCTTTAGCGATGTATCCGCAAAAAAATCGTCAATTTTGGCTAGCAACGGCGATAATGGTTGCGGGAAATGAGACTGCGGCGAGATCGGTACTTTCCGGTTTGCGCGATCGCTACAGCCAGGATCGCATCCTCAATAGCGCGATCGCTTGGCGCTTATCTCATTCTCCTACTCATCCTCAGCAAGTTTTAACTGAATCTTCGCAGCAAATTTTAACTCGCACTAAAAGTGATATTCAACACGAAAGAAAATACAGTGGCAATAGTTTTGCTAATCAGAAAAAACCTTTAGTTACCTACGGCTTAATTAGCATCAATTTAATCTTTTTTCTCCTCGAAATTTACTTTGGCGGTAGTCAAAATCCCCGCACATTATATTTTTTAGGTGCATTAGTTCCCCAAGCAGTTTTACAGGGACAATGGTGGCGAGTTATTACTGCTAATTTTCTCCACTATGGGGCTTTACATTTAATCATGAATATGCTAGGACTTTATTTTTTTGGTCCCTTTGTTGAGTTTAGTTTAGGCAGTTGGCGTTATTTACTTTGCTATTTTGTCAGTGGCGTAGGAGCCATGTCAATTATTACATTTGTCGCTCAATATCAAGACTTTCCCTTTAATTTATTAGTCGGTGCATCAGCCTCAATCATGGGCTTAATTGGCGTTATTTCAGCAATTTTACTTTGGGGTTGGCGCCGAGAAAAAGCACGCATTGCTGGTAAGCGTTTGCGCATTTTTCTAATTATTATCGTCTTGCAAATAATCTTCGATCGACTTATTCCTCAAGTTAGCGGTTTAAGTCACCTTTTAGGGCTAGGTTTAGGTTTTGCAACCAGTAGTTTATTGTTAATTAACTGGCAATTAAAAGAATAA
- a CDS encoding ferrochelatase — translation MVATPEKIEQNAQQSSGKDRIAVLLMGYGEVESYEDFANYNEQALNLLTAKFAPVPTWIYPPLAKLLALFDFHEWSHQHGNFISPHNQIFEQQRVGIEKNLQEKWGSSVQVFKAFNFCAPHLPEQVLAEIKEQGFDKLLIYPLLVVDSIFTSGIAVEQVNAALTKLADDEEHWLTGLRYIPSFYNEPAYVKLLAQMVEEKIAEELSEKFLRSQIGIVLMNHGCPHKAKGFTSGIMESEALYELVRAELINKYPLISVGWLNHDTPLIEWTQPNAELAAKNLIDLGAKAIVMMPIGFATENHETILDVEHIIHHLQHKRRDVEFVQMPCVNDRPEFLAMAADWANPQIEALFSEEAVTVNPQLPVNSHHHHHHHHHGDSHHHHH, via the coding sequence GTGGTTGCAACCCCCGAAAAAATCGAGCAAAACGCGCAACAGTCTAGCGGAAAAGACCGTATAGCGGTATTATTAATGGGCTACGGTGAAGTTGAAAGCTACGAAGACTTTGCTAACTACAACGAACAAGCGTTAAATTTACTGACTGCGAAATTTGCCCCCGTACCGACTTGGATTTATCCGCCGCTAGCAAAACTTTTGGCTTTGTTTGACTTTCATGAGTGGAGTCACCAGCATGGTAATTTCATTTCCCCTCACAACCAAATTTTTGAACAGCAACGAGTGGGTATAGAGAAGAATTTACAGGAAAAATGGGGATCTAGCGTCCAAGTTTTCAAAGCTTTTAACTTTTGTGCGCCTCATTTACCCGAACAAGTTTTGGCGGAAATTAAAGAGCAAGGCTTTGATAAACTGTTGATCTATCCTTTGTTAGTAGTAGATTCGATCTTTACTAGCGGAATTGCTGTCGAACAAGTTAACGCAGCTTTGACAAAATTAGCTGATGATGAGGAACATTGGCTAACAGGTTTGCGTTATATTCCTTCTTTCTATAATGAACCAGCTTACGTGAAATTGCTGGCGCAGATGGTAGAAGAGAAAATTGCCGAGGAATTAAGCGAGAAATTTTTGCGATCGCAAATCGGCATCGTCTTGATGAATCACGGTTGTCCCCACAAAGCCAAGGGTTTCACTTCCGGAATTATGGAAAGCGAAGCACTTTATGAGTTAGTCAGGGCAGAATTAATTAATAAATACCCTCTAATTTCCGTAGGCTGGCTCAATCACGATACACCTTTGATTGAATGGACGCAACCCAATGCCGAATTAGCCGCGAAAAACTTAATCGATTTGGGTGCAAAAGCGATCGTGATGATGCCGATTGGTTTTGCAACGGAAAATCACGAAACCATTCTCGACGTTGAGCATATTATCCACCATTTGCAGCACAAGCGCCGTGATGTAGAATTTGTGCAAATGCCTTGTGTCAACGATCGCCCAGAATTCTTAGCAATGGCAGCAGATTGGGCAAATCCCCAAATTGAGGCGCTTTTCAGTGAAGAAGCTGTGACGGTGAATCCTCAATTACCAGTAAATTCTCATCACCATCACCATCATCACCATCACGGTGATTCTCACCATCACCATCATTAA
- a CDS encoding serine/threonine-protein kinase, producing the protein MLNTSPVAAGKIVGSRYRIVRELGRGGFGRTYLAEDVNRYNEYCVLKEFSPQVQSTQELQKAQELFRREAEMLYNLQHPQIPQFRELFAECEANQSCLFLVQDYVAGESYQQLLARGKRFREREVTQLLSDILPVLEYIHSENVIHRDISPDNLIQNTDGKPVLIDFGSVKQVVEANLYQLLRQPFATKIGKKGYAPDEQLNLGQAFPSSDLYALAVTILVLLTGREPQDLYDNSTATWRWRDRVNISPSLANILERMLAHRPESRYQSAAEVLQALQTGNSSKVSTIKTVALTPPNSPQTNSISRNFNWRWLGLVKGGTIAASAVILPGILAFSFVRSHFLPTGVSSTPINDNENPSLSKREQEQLDKIVARSQNLPIPEAEFYRQVDQLFHSQYPELQKRPLTNEQKDAEYRKQWSAIAEELLDRLESSQ; encoded by the coding sequence ATGTTGAATACTTCACCTGTTGCTGCTGGAAAAATTGTCGGAAGTCGCTATCGTATTGTACGCGAGTTGGGACGCGGTGGTTTTGGACGGACTTATCTGGCTGAAGATGTGAACCGCTACAATGAATATTGTGTCCTGAAGGAATTTTCTCCCCAGGTACAAAGCACTCAAGAGTTACAAAAGGCTCAAGAGTTATTTCGCCGCGAAGCCGAAATGCTCTACAATTTACAACATCCCCAAATCCCTCAATTTCGCGAGTTGTTTGCAGAGTGTGAAGCTAATCAAAGTTGTTTGTTTTTAGTACAAGATTATGTTGCGGGTGAAAGTTATCAGCAACTTTTAGCTAGGGGGAAACGGTTTCGAGAAAGGGAAGTTACGCAACTGTTGTCGGATATTTTACCTGTTCTCGAATATATTCATTCAGAAAATGTCATTCATCGAGATATTTCACCAGATAATTTGATTCAAAATACTGACGGAAAGCCGGTTTTGATTGATTTTGGTTCGGTGAAGCAGGTGGTAGAAGCGAATCTTTATCAGTTGCTTCGACAACCTTTTGCGACTAAAATTGGTAAGAAAGGTTATGCTCCGGATGAACAGTTAAATTTGGGTCAAGCTTTCCCTAGTAGCGATTTGTATGCTTTAGCTGTAACGATTTTGGTGTTATTAACGGGAAGGGAACCTCAAGATTTATACGATAATTCTACTGCAACTTGGCGCTGGCGCGATCGCGTGAATATTAGCCCTAGTTTAGCTAATATTTTAGAAAGAATGTTGGCTCATCGACCGGAATCTCGCTATCAATCTGCGGCTGAAGTTTTGCAAGCTTTACAAACTGGTAATTCTAGTAAGGTTTCGACGATTAAAACTGTAGCTTTAACTCCACCAAATTCGCCCCAAACTAACAGTATTAGCAGGAATTTTAATTGGCGTTGGTTAGGTTTGGTTAAAGGGGGTACGATCGCTGCGAGTGCAGTCATTTTACCAGGCATTCTCGCATTTTCGTTTGTGCGATCGCATTTTTTACCGACTGGGGTTTCTTCTACACCGATAAATGATAATGAGAATCCTTCCCTAAGTAAACGGGAACAAGAACAGCTTGACAAAATTGTCGCACGTAGTCAAAATCTTCCTATTCCTGAAGCTGAATTTTATCGTCAAGTTGACCAATTATTCCACTCTCAATATCCAGAATTACAAAAACGCCCCTTGACAAATGAGCAAAAAGATGCTGAGTATAGAAAGCAATGGTCGGCGATCGCAGAAGAATTATTAGATCGCTTGGAATCATCTCAGTAA
- a CDS encoding Hsp20/alpha crystallin family protein, which yields MILVRRQPLTEIESPRNQMNQMFYNLATLDNTNNQRIVWTPAVELTNTENNLILKAEIPGVDKKNLDVYVTRDAVVISGEHRFEKKQETNGFFRTEFRYGTFKRVINLPVAVQNDRVQADFTNGILTLTLPKLTAVKNQVVKVNITAATDSKANLTATEETVNQEIATSEVTAAEETVKNEVVTTSNNVVDNETDNDPWSSPNPELATV from the coding sequence ATGATCTTAGTTCGTCGTCAACCTCTTACAGAAATAGAATCACCTCGTAATCAAATGAATCAAATGTTTTACAACCTAGCAACCCTCGATAACACTAATAACCAAAGAATAGTTTGGACACCTGCTGTTGAATTGACAAACACGGAAAACAACTTGATTCTCAAAGCCGAAATTCCTGGAGTTGACAAGAAAAATTTAGATGTTTATGTCACTCGCGACGCAGTTGTAATTAGTGGAGAACATCGTTTCGAGAAGAAACAAGAAACTAACGGCTTTTTCCGCACAGAATTTCGCTACGGTACATTTAAGCGCGTCATCAATTTACCTGTAGCCGTTCAAAATGATCGAGTACAAGCTGACTTTACCAACGGAATTTTGACCTTAACTCTACCAAAATTAACTGCGGTAAAAAATCAAGTTGTCAAAGTTAATATTACCGCAGCTACTGACAGCAAAGCCAATTTAACTGCGACTGAAGAAACCGTTAATCAAGAAATAGCTACTAGCGAAGTAACTGCGGCTGAAGAAACCGTTAAAAATGAAGTAGTAACTACTTCTAACAACGTAGTAGACAACGAAACTGATAACGATCCTTGGTCATCACCAAATCCCGAACTTGCTACTGTTTAA